The Arachis hypogaea cultivar Tifrunner chromosome 19, arahy.Tifrunner.gnm2.J5K5, whole genome shotgun sequence genome has a window encoding:
- the LOC112776193 gene encoding sterol 3-beta-glucosyltransferase UGT80B1, whose translation MGSNGIEYLSNEVLEGGFDSHQQEKDIREMDNEEMMTRDRKSINGKLGLSSSSEVGSSPRRGLEHCTTAPVETRRNPLIADHEVMLSRSMTEKTPKHDLLLDRLSEDEKQQLIADLVRIQNDGTVEVDLERSASVASELLEFQSFDESTASENLIREAKTSIPRLQIVILVVGTRGDIQPFLAIAKRLQEYGHRVRVATHSNFSTFVKSAGADFYPLGGDPRVLAGYMVRNKGLIPSGPAEISIQRKQLKDIIDSLLPACTAPDLETGVPFRAQTIIANPPAYGHTHVAEALGVPLHIFFTMPWTPTYAFPHPLARVPQSAGYWLSYIVVDLLIWWGIRGIINDFRKNKLKLAPIAYFSMYRGSISHLPTGYMWSPHVVPKPSDWGPLVDVVGYCFLNLGSKYIPQEDFVQWIRKGSPPIYFGFGSMPLEDPKRTTDVILDALQETGQRGIIDRGWGNLGNLEEVPDNVFLLEECPHDWLFPQCSAVVHHGGAGTTATGLKAGCPTTIVPFFGDQFFWGDRICQKELGPAPIPISELSAENLSNAIKFMLQPEVKSRAMEIAKLIENEDGVAAAVDAFHRHLPDELPLPTPPPVAEDEHPSSLQWFLGQLGKWCCAPCGGV comes from the exons ATGGGCAGTAATGGGATTGAATATTTGTCCAATGAGGTATTAGAAGGTGGTTTTGATAGCCACCAACAAGAGAAAGATATCAGGGAAATGGATAATGAAGAGATGATGACAAGGGATAGAAAGTCTATAAATGGAAAGCTTGGTTTATCTTCTTCATCAGAAGTTGGTTCTTCACCAAGGAGAG GCTTAGAACATTGCACCACAGCACCTGTTGAGACTCGGAGAAACCCACTTATAGCTGACCATGAGGTTATGCTTTCTAGATCAATGACGGAGAAGACCCCAAAGCATGATCTACTATTGGACAGATTGTCCGAGGATGAGAAG CAACAACTAATTGCTGACCTTGTGAGGATACAAAATGATGGGACTGTTGAAGTTGATCTAGAAAGAAGTGCATCTGTTGCTTCAGAATTGCTAGAATTCCAGTCATTTGACGAGTCAACAGCGAGTGAAAATCTTATTCGTGAAGCAAAAACATCAATTCCACGGTTACAAATTGTCATACTTGTGGTTGGAACTAGGGGTGACATACAACCTTTTCTTGCCATTGCAAAGAGACTTCAG GAGTATGGTCATCGTGTTAGGGTGGCAACTCATTCTAATTTCAGCACATTTGTAAAGTCAGCTGGTGCAGATTTCTATCCGTTGGGTGGCGATCCACGTGTATTGGCAGGAT ATATGGTGAGGAATAAAGGTTTAATCCCATCCGGGCCTGCAGAAATATCTATCCAAAGAAAGCAGCTGAAGGACATTATTGATTCCCTTCTTCCAGCATGCACGGCGCCTGATTTGGAAACTGGTGTTCCATTCAGAGCCCAGACTATTATTGCCAATCCTCCAGCTTATG GACACACTCATGTTGCTGAAGCCCTTGGGGTACCTCTTCACATCTTCTTCACAATGCCATGGAC GCCAACATATGCATTTCCTCACCCTTTGGCACGAGTTCCTCAAAGTGCTGGTTACTGG CTATCTTATATAGTTGTGGATCTACTAATATGGTGGGGAATAAGAGGAATCATCAATGACTTCAGGAAAAACAAATTGAAGCTTGCTCCTATTGCATACTTCAGTATGTACCGTGGATCGATATCTCATTTACCAACTGGCTACATGTGGAGTCCCCATGTTGTTCCGAAGCCAAGTG ACTGGGGACCCTTAGTTgatgttgttggttattgtttcTTAAACCTTGGATCAAAGTATATACCACAGGAAGATTTTGTACAATGGATTCGGAAAGGGTCACCTCCAATATATTTTGGATTTGGGAGCATG CCACTAGAAGACCCTAAAAGAACAACAGATGTTATATTGGATGCACTACAGGAAACCGGACAACGGGGAATTATCGATCGGGGTTGGGGCAATCTTGGGAATC TGGAAGAAGTTCCTGACAATGTTTTCCTACTGGAGGAATGCCCTCATGATTGGTTGTTTCCTCAATGTTCTGCGGTG GTGCATCATGGTGGAGCTGGAACTACTGCTACAGGTTTAAAAGCTGGG TGTCCGACGACCATTGTTCCGTTCTTCGGAGATCAGTTCTTTTGGGGAGATAGAATATGCCAGAAAGAGTTAGGACCGGCCCCGATTCCGATATCCGAGCTCAGTGCCGAGAACTTATCAAATGCTATAAAATTCATGCTCCAGCCAGAG GTGAAATCTAGAGCAATGGAAATCGCTAAGTTGATTGAGAATGAAGATGGTGTAGCCGCTGCAGTTGATGCATTCCATCGCCATCTACCTGATGAGTTGCCGCTGCCAACTCCTCCTCCGGTAGCAGAGGATGAGCATCCTAGTTCTTTGCAGTGGTTTCTCGGCCAACTCGGAAAATGGTGCTGTGCACCTTGTGGTGGTGTGTAG
- the LOC112776227 gene encoding protein PHLOEM UNLOADING MODULATOR: MRWPAPPRPTTKNAGLGVAAISYIAIDYLRHVSPAWHSRLMPVLWIFLALAALARVPYYRHWSEEFRSLIPFVASIVFMLAALLYEAISVRSVTAVLGLQWHRNQPPLPDSGQWILLALNEKLPSAIVALLRAPIIGLHHYLMLFIMLAFSVLCDSVKAPGFGLGARYMFTMAIGRLLRAISFASTIFPSPRPWCADGRFRVPAHPHPWLQKYYIPYQSDHIAIRQVIRLDEAYVDIGKPVDEYRPNWGAMSFLIDFLRPTASEGPTWYSLLKKAEGGCNDLIYSGHMLVAVLTAMAWTEAYGGYSSALVWLLVAHSAQREVRERHHYSVDCVVAIYVGILLWKMTGFLWSNTVTYSDRRLAKLKKIEGRLIQASKDSNMDKVRELLKQLESSDEESTFSKGRANKYGRWFPFAVIGFALAVVLLAFTLTSDG, encoded by the exons ATGAGGTGGCCGGCGCCGCCGCGGCCTACCACCAAAAACGCCGGCTTAGGCGTCGCAGCCATTTCCTACATAGCCATCGACTACCTCCGCCATGTCTCCCCGGCGTGGCACTCACGCCTTATGCCCGTGCTCTGGATCTTTCTCGCCCTCGCCGCCCTCGCTCGCGTCCCCTACTACCGCCATTGGTCCGAGGAGTTTCGCTCGTTGATTCCGTTCGTCGCGTCAATAGTGTTCATGCTTGCCGCTTTACTCTACGAGGCAATTTCGGTTCGCTCCGTCACCGCCGTCCTCGGCCTCCAGTGGCACCG CAATCAACCTCCTCTTCCAGATTCTGGTCAATGGATTCTCCTGGCATTGAATGAGAAACTCCCTAGTGCAATTGTTGCGTTACTAAGAGCTCCTATTATTGGATTGCACCATTACTTGATGTTGTTTATAATGTTGGCTTTCTCTGTTCTATGTGACTCTGTAAAGGCCCCAGGCTTTGGACTAGGTGCTAGATACATGTTTACCATGGCAATTGGCCGTCTTCTTCGTGCCATCAGTTTTGCATCTACAATTTTCCCATCACCGCGTCCCTGGTGTGCTGATGGTCGGTTCAGAGTTCCAGCTCATCCCCATCCCTGGCTTCAGAAATATTATATTCCCTATCAGTCAGATCATATCGCTATCCGCCAGGTGATAAGGCTAGATGAAGCTTATG TTGACATTGGAAAACCAGTTGATGAATACCGGCCAAATTGGGGTGCAATGAGCTTCCTGATTGATTTCCTACGACCCACTGCCTCTGAAGGACCAACATGGTACAGTCTTTTAAAGAAAGCTGAAGGTGGCTGCAATGACCTCATATACAGTGGCCACATGCTTGTAGCCGTACTGACAGCCATGGCTTGGACT GAAGCATATGGAGGGTACAGTTCAGCTCTTGTATGGCTTCTTGTAGCGCATAGTGCCCAAAGAGAAGTACGAGAACGGCATCATTACAGTGTGGACTGTGTTGTAGCCATCTATGTAGGGATCCTCCTGTGGAAGATGACAGGTTTTCTCTGGTCAAATACAGTTACATACAGCGACAGGAGGCTGGCCAAGCTTAAGAAGATTGAAGGTAGACTAATCCAAGCTTCAAAGGACTCAAACATGGATAAAGTGAGGGAGCTTCTCAAACAGCTCGAGTCGAGCGATGAAGAGAGCACTTTTAGCAAGGGTAGGGCAAATAAATATGGACGGTGGTTTCCTTTTGCCGTCATTGGCTTTGCACTTGCCGTTGTCCTTCTGGCTTTCACATTGACAAGCGATGGGTGA
- the LOC112777073 gene encoding uncharacterized protein: MALSVSASSTIASLNSSEASTRFAPASSSFSSASAKLSSLQFPRRSRFLRIGTASSPSRRRRILPLVEAKKQTFSSFDELLANAEKPVLVDFYATWCGPCQFMVPILDEVSTRLKDKIQVVKIDTEKYTAIADKYRIEALPTFIIFKDGEPFDRFEGAMTADQLIERVETGLKVKQ, encoded by the exons ATGGCACTTTCCGTTTCCGCGTCTTCCACAATCGCTTCTCTCAACTCCTCCGAAGCCTCCACGCGTTTCGCAcctgcttcttcttccttttcctctGCTTCCGCAAAGCTATCCTCGCTTCAATTCCCCCGTCGCTCTCGCTTTCTTCGAATCGGAACTGCTTCCTCTCCCTCCCGCCGCCGTCGAATCCTTCCTCTg GTTGAAGCAAAGAAACAAACATTTTCTTCATTTGACGAGTTGCTAGCTAATGCTGAGAAGCCTGTTTTGGTTGACTTCTATGCTACCTG GTGCGGTCCTTGTCAATTCATGGTTCCCATTCTTGATGAAGTCAGCACGCGCCTTAAGGACAAGATACAGGTAGTCAAGATTGATACTGAGAAGTACACCGCCATAGCCGACAAATACAGGATTGAGGCCCTGCCAACCTTCATCATCTTCAAGGATGGAGAGCCCTTCGACCGATTT GAGGGAGCAATGACTGCAGATCAGCTCATTGAACGCGTAGAAACTGGTCTCAAAGTCAAGCAATAA